Proteins co-encoded in one Pseudarthrobacter chlorophenolicus A6 genomic window:
- a CDS encoding aldo/keto reductase: protein MSTQPEGAQVDGLKLPISRLVLGTMTFGDTADEATAGRMVEEALAAGITTIDTANAYVGGVTEEMLARLLKGKRDGVILASKAGMPHADHGSHSPLSPEGLRASVEGSLRRLGTDSIDLFYLHQPDRAASLSDTLATVAELVAEGKIGALGVSNFAAWQIADVVHTAREVGAPRPVVAQQLYNLVARRLEEEYLEFASTHNVHTMVYNPLGGGLLTGKHSFDAKPTEGRYGDSKLAAMYTQRYWDKQLFDAIGELSRIASDTGIPLAELSLRWLAYRDGVGSMLLGGSKVEQLQANIAAVANGPLPADVVDACDAVGTSLRGPMPAYNR, encoded by the coding sequence GAAACTCCCCATATCCCGGCTGGTCCTGGGAACCATGACGTTCGGCGACACCGCCGATGAAGCCACCGCTGGCCGGATGGTGGAGGAGGCGCTCGCCGCCGGCATCACCACCATCGACACCGCCAACGCGTACGTGGGCGGGGTCACCGAGGAGATGCTGGCGCGCCTTTTGAAGGGAAAGCGCGACGGCGTCATCCTGGCTTCCAAGGCCGGCATGCCTCATGCGGACCACGGCTCGCATTCCCCGTTGTCTCCCGAGGGGCTGCGCGCCAGCGTCGAGGGCAGCCTGCGCCGTCTGGGCACGGACAGCATTGACCTGTTCTACCTGCACCAGCCGGACCGGGCAGCGTCTCTCTCTGACACTCTGGCCACTGTGGCCGAGTTGGTTGCCGAGGGGAAGATCGGCGCGCTGGGCGTGTCCAACTTCGCCGCCTGGCAGATCGCCGACGTTGTGCACACGGCGCGTGAAGTGGGGGCGCCGCGTCCCGTCGTCGCGCAGCAGCTCTACAACCTGGTGGCCCGCCGGCTGGAGGAGGAATACCTCGAGTTTGCCTCCACCCACAACGTGCACACCATGGTCTACAACCCGCTGGGCGGAGGCCTGCTCACCGGCAAGCACAGCTTCGACGCCAAGCCCACCGAAGGCCGCTACGGCGACTCCAAGCTCGCCGCCATGTACACGCAGCGGTACTGGGACAAGCAGCTGTTCGACGCCATTGGCGAACTGTCCCGCATCGCCTCCGACACCGGCATCCCGCTGGCCGAGCTGTCCCTGCGCTGGCTCGCCTACCGTGACGGCGTCGGCTCCATGCTGCTGGGCGGGTCCAAAGTTGAACAGCTGCAGGCCAACATCGCCGCCGTGGCCAACGGACCCCTGCCGGCTGACGTCGTGGACGCCTGCGACGCCGTGGGCACCTCACTCCGTGGCCCGATGCCCGCCTACAACCGCTGA
- a CDS encoding HpcH/HpaI aldolase family protein produces MTSQLALEFARKIRAREQAVGYWAVLDAPVATERIGRLGYDYVALDAQHGLLGYSGVLNGLMAIDAGHTAVGMVRVEANDFTAIGKALDAGAVGVIVPLINNAEDAAAAVAAAKYPPLGGRSYGPMRSALRIGPVPAEANATTMVFAMIETPEGLANVKEICATPGLDGIYVGPSDLAIAVGGAFPGDPAVETEFNAALETIAEAAASAGIAAGIHTPAGTVAAQRLTQGYTFTTIASDLTHLEQIAKSHLDAARSAAGTKKD; encoded by the coding sequence ATGACTTCCCAACTGGCCCTCGAATTCGCCCGCAAGATCCGCGCCCGTGAGCAGGCGGTGGGTTACTGGGCGGTGCTGGACGCGCCCGTGGCCACCGAACGCATCGGCCGGCTCGGCTACGACTACGTGGCCCTGGACGCGCAGCACGGCCTGCTGGGCTACTCGGGCGTCCTCAACGGGCTGATGGCCATCGACGCCGGGCACACCGCCGTGGGCATGGTCCGGGTGGAAGCGAACGACTTCACCGCGATCGGCAAGGCGCTGGACGCCGGGGCCGTGGGCGTCATCGTGCCGCTCATCAACAACGCCGAGGACGCCGCCGCCGCGGTGGCCGCCGCCAAATACCCGCCGCTGGGTGGCCGCTCCTACGGCCCCATGCGCTCGGCCCTGCGGATCGGCCCCGTGCCGGCCGAGGCCAACGCCACCACCATGGTGTTCGCCATGATCGAGACCCCCGAGGGCCTGGCCAACGTCAAGGAAATCTGCGCCACCCCCGGCCTGGACGGCATCTATGTGGGCCCGTCCGACCTCGCGATCGCCGTGGGCGGGGCGTTCCCCGGGGATCCCGCCGTCGAAACCGAATTCAACGCCGCCCTGGAAACGATCGCCGAGGCCGCCGCCTCCGCAGGGATCGCCGCCGGCATCCACACGCCCGCCGGCACCGTTGCGGCGCAGCGGCTGACGCAGGGCTACACCTTCACCACCATCGCCTCGGACCTGACGCACCTGGAACAGATCGCCAAGTCCCACCTAGACGCCGCTCGCTCCGCTGCCGGAACCAAAAAGGACTGA
- a CDS encoding sialidase family protein — protein sequence MTTTTDSYSIITPDGTVKTADGADFAYLPAPTVQSHAANLLTLPDGRLGCVWFGGTQEGVPDISIWFSALEPGSKQWSAPEQLSDDSTRSEQNPILFTNTDGALWLLYTAQKAGNQDTAEVRRRISLDSGRTWGDVETLFAANETGGVFVRQLPVVLPSGRLIIPIFRCITTPGEKWVGNSDDSAVMISDDAGATWTETVLPGSLGCVHMNIQPVADGSLLALFRSRWADSIYESRSTDDGSTWSEPVPTELPNNNSSIQFVALKDGRLALVYNHSRAGEGTERRLSLYDEIDDDGLADEQGQVAEPDASAFSEDDGVKRAFWGTPRSPMTLAISEDSGRSWPIRRNLDVGDGYCLSNNSRDGLNREYSYPSIHQGPDGALNIAYTYFRQAIKFVRVDPQWAYDGTTTPGGDA from the coding sequence ATGACCACCACCACGGACAGCTACAGCATCATCACCCCGGACGGGACGGTCAAGACGGCCGACGGCGCCGACTTCGCCTACCTGCCCGCGCCCACCGTGCAGAGCCACGCGGCCAACCTGCTCACCCTCCCGGACGGCCGGCTGGGCTGCGTCTGGTTCGGCGGCACCCAGGAAGGCGTGCCGGACATCTCCATCTGGTTCTCCGCCCTGGAACCGGGCAGCAAGCAGTGGTCCGCCCCGGAGCAGCTCTCGGACGACTCCACCCGGTCCGAGCAGAACCCCATCCTGTTCACGAATACTGACGGCGCTCTCTGGCTGCTGTACACCGCGCAGAAGGCGGGCAACCAGGACACGGCCGAGGTCCGCCGTCGTATTTCCCTGGACAGCGGCCGCACCTGGGGCGACGTGGAGACCCTGTTTGCCGCCAACGAGACCGGCGGCGTGTTCGTCCGCCAGCTGCCCGTGGTGCTGCCGTCCGGCCGGCTGATCATCCCGATCTTCCGCTGCATCACCACACCGGGGGAGAAGTGGGTGGGCAACAGCGACGACAGCGCCGTGATGATCTCCGACGACGCCGGCGCCACTTGGACCGAAACCGTCCTGCCGGGCAGCCTGGGCTGCGTCCACATGAACATCCAGCCCGTGGCCGACGGCTCGCTGCTGGCCCTGTTCCGCAGCCGCTGGGCCGACTCGATCTACGAATCCCGCTCCACCGATGACGGGTCCACCTGGAGCGAACCGGTCCCCACCGAGCTGCCCAACAACAACTCGTCCATCCAGTTCGTCGCGTTGAAGGACGGCCGCCTGGCCCTGGTCTACAACCACAGCCGGGCGGGCGAAGGCACCGAGCGGCGCCTCTCGCTGTATGACGAGATCGACGACGACGGCCTGGCCGACGAACAGGGGCAGGTGGCCGAACCGGACGCCTCGGCTTTCTCCGAGGACGACGGCGTGAAGCGCGCCTTCTGGGGCACGCCGCGCTCGCCGATGACCCTGGCCATCTCCGAGGACTCCGGCCGCAGCTGGCCCATCCGCCGGAACCTGGACGTGGGGGACGGGTACTGCCTGTCCAACAACTCACGCGACGGGCTCAACCGCGAATACTCCTACCCGTCCATCCACCAGGGCCCGGACGGCGCGCTGAACATCGCGTACACGTACTTCCGGCAGGCCATCAAGTTCGTCCGGGTTGACCCGCAGTGGGCCTACGACGGCACCACCACGCCGGGCGGGGACGCATGA
- a CDS encoding SDR family NAD(P)-dependent oxidoreductase → MTVSKHAVVTGTSSGIGKAIASKLLADGWKVTGLSRTESSLEGKFEWLQADLSEPESLASVVSSLEPADALVHAAGFQRTAHMGSLDPAALAGMFTVHVAAASVLANALVPSMPDGGRIVLLGSRTSTGMPGKSHYAATKAALMGLGRTWAQELAPRGITVNVLSPGPTDTPMLNDPGRAATPVKLPALGALVDPEDVAALAAFLLGPHGKSITGQNYVICGGASL, encoded by the coding sequence ATGACGGTGTCCAAGCACGCTGTTGTTACCGGGACGAGCTCGGGCATTGGCAAGGCGATCGCGTCGAAGCTGCTGGCCGACGGGTGGAAGGTAACCGGGCTGAGCCGGACCGAATCCTCGCTGGAGGGGAAGTTCGAGTGGCTGCAGGCTGACCTGTCCGAGCCCGAGTCGCTGGCTAGTGTGGTGTCTTCGCTGGAGCCGGCCGATGCCCTGGTGCACGCCGCCGGGTTCCAGCGGACGGCTCATATGGGCTCCCTTGACCCGGCAGCGCTGGCGGGGATGTTCACCGTCCATGTGGCGGCGGCGTCGGTCCTGGCCAACGCGCTGGTGCCGTCCATGCCCGACGGCGGCCGGATCGTCCTGCTGGGAAGCCGCACCTCCACCGGCATGCCGGGCAAGAGCCACTACGCCGCTACCAAGGCTGCGCTCATGGGGCTGGGCCGGACCTGGGCGCAGGAACTGGCACCGCGGGGGATCACGGTCAACGTGCTCTCACCTGGCCCGACCGACACCCCGATGCTCAACGACCCCGGCCGCGCCGCCACTCCGGTGAAGCTGCCGGCCCTCGGCGCGCTGGTGGACCCGGAGGATGTGGCCGCCCTGGCCGCGTTCCTGCTGGGCCCGCACGGCAAGTCGATCACCGGCCAGAACTACGTCATCTGCGGCGGCGCCTCCCTCTGA
- a CDS encoding esterase/lipase family protein, translating to MSFLSRALSVVAAALLATSLMAVPAQAVEVSPPGANDWSCKPTAEHPYPVILVPGTFESMAKNWSTMSPYLKSQGYCVFALNYGATNGVYATAPVAESAKQLAPFVDSVRAATGAKQVDLVGHSQGGMMPRYYMGFLGGAKYVHHLVGIAPSNHGTKGLIVPPPDLLPTPDYTLAGCAACADQQAGSAFMQQLNSIGDTVAGPSYTVISTKYDEVVIPYNSQYLNGSARQVTNLTIQDKCPADVFEHDQTPNDPVVHQWVGNALGRASGPADPAFQPVCL from the coding sequence ATGTCGTTCCTATCCCGGGCCCTGTCCGTTGTGGCAGCAGCGCTCCTTGCCACGTCCCTGATGGCAGTCCCCGCACAGGCCGTCGAGGTCTCCCCGCCGGGCGCAAATGACTGGTCTTGCAAACCGACGGCGGAGCACCCGTATCCGGTCATCCTGGTGCCGGGCACGTTCGAAAGCATGGCGAAGAACTGGTCCACCATGTCGCCGTACCTCAAGAGCCAGGGGTACTGCGTGTTCGCCCTCAACTACGGCGCCACCAACGGTGTGTACGCCACCGCTCCCGTGGCAGAGTCCGCCAAGCAGCTTGCCCCGTTCGTGGATTCCGTCCGGGCCGCCACCGGCGCCAAGCAGGTGGACCTGGTGGGCCACAGCCAGGGCGGCATGATGCCCCGGTACTACATGGGCTTCCTGGGCGGCGCCAAGTACGTCCACCACCTGGTGGGCATCGCACCGTCCAACCACGGAACCAAGGGCCTGATCGTGCCGCCGCCGGACTTGCTGCCCACGCCTGATTACACCCTTGCCGGGTGTGCCGCCTGCGCGGACCAGCAGGCAGGTTCCGCGTTCATGCAGCAGCTCAACTCCATCGGCGACACCGTGGCCGGGCCCTCCTACACCGTGATCTCCACGAAGTACGACGAGGTGGTCATCCCGTACAACAGCCAGTACCTGAACGGGAGCGCGCGGCAGGTCACCAACCTCACCATCCAGGACAAGTGCCCGGCCGACGTGTTCGAGCATGACCAGACGCCGAACGATCCGGTGGTGCACCAGTGGGTGGGCAACGCCCTGGGCCGCGCGTCCGGTCCGGCCGACCCCGCGTTCCAGCCGGTCTGCCTCTAG
- a CDS encoding alpha/beta fold hydrolase → MEPIRVILLPGAVLPAEQAYGNLIRALGPGVGAVAKDLELYRSDEPPPGWTLDTEVDGVLRGADARGWQTFHLLGYSGGGSVALAFAAQHPERLQSLAVLEPAWAGTWDWSRSYTEHRRLYEELEGLPPEEFMAGFMRLQVRPDVVLPPAEPGAPPPWMARRPAGILAFLRTFKDYHLDRARLAAFSRPVYYAVGGLSHPDDQGDVAARLARVFFPDFHLEVFPRRHHFDPPHRIEPGRLAESLHRHWDLAEGRPAGHHEAMPSRAS, encoded by the coding sequence ATGGAACCGATTCGGGTCATCCTCCTTCCCGGTGCAGTCCTTCCTGCGGAGCAGGCGTACGGCAACCTGATCCGGGCCCTGGGGCCGGGCGTGGGAGCTGTCGCCAAGGACCTGGAGCTGTACCGGAGCGACGAGCCTCCACCCGGCTGGACCCTCGACACCGAAGTTGACGGGGTGCTCCGCGGGGCGGACGCCCGGGGCTGGCAGACGTTCCACCTGCTCGGCTACTCGGGCGGCGGTTCGGTGGCGCTGGCGTTCGCCGCGCAGCATCCGGAGCGGCTGCAGAGCCTCGCCGTCCTGGAGCCGGCCTGGGCCGGAACCTGGGACTGGAGCCGTTCCTACACGGAACACCGCCGGTTGTACGAGGAACTGGAGGGCCTGCCGCCGGAGGAGTTCATGGCCGGCTTTATGCGGCTGCAGGTGAGGCCCGACGTCGTCCTGCCGCCTGCGGAGCCCGGCGCTCCGCCGCCGTGGATGGCCAGGCGGCCCGCCGGGATCCTGGCTTTCCTGCGCACGTTCAAGGACTACCACCTGGACCGGGCACGGCTGGCTGCGTTCAGCCGGCCGGTGTACTACGCCGTGGGCGGGCTGAGCCATCCCGATGACCAGGGCGACGTGGCGGCGCGGCTGGCCCGGGTCTTCTTTCCCGACTTCCATCTGGAGGTTTTCCCCCGGCGCCACCACTTCGACCCACCCCACCGGATCGAGCCCGGCCGGCTGGCGGAGTCGCTGCACCGGCACTGGGACCTTGCCGAGGGGCGGCCCGCCGGGCATCACGAGGCAATGCCGTCCCGGGCTTCCTGA
- a CDS encoding hemerythrin domain-containing protein, giving the protein MTDFFTMHPGETAAPLPPGPVLCTGTAAMRRIHRFFLWAYAEAPGLVRSVSAGDTSRAAYVGEVLGNFDMVLHVHHEGEDLLMYPPLEQRAPGCALHIAQMLEHHRQVTQRLERIEPLRLRWMGTADEQAASELAAMYEDLKAVLDVHLRREVTEVMPVVDRVMTEKEAAAVGQHGIDKFDKKFMVAYLGMVLATNPPADRAELFKEIPAPVRLAYKLVGRRMYRKQYATLFPGRPVPETL; this is encoded by the coding sequence ATGACCGACTTCTTCACGATGCATCCCGGTGAGACCGCCGCTCCCCTGCCGCCCGGGCCGGTCCTGTGCACCGGGACCGCGGCCATGCGCCGCATCCACCGCTTCTTCCTGTGGGCCTATGCGGAGGCTCCGGGCCTGGTCCGTTCCGTGTCGGCGGGCGATACCTCGCGGGCTGCGTACGTCGGGGAGGTACTGGGGAACTTCGACATGGTCCTCCATGTTCACCACGAGGGCGAGGACCTGCTCATGTACCCGCCGCTGGAGCAGCGCGCCCCCGGCTGTGCCCTGCACATCGCGCAGATGCTGGAGCACCACCGGCAGGTCACCCAGCGGCTGGAACGCATTGAGCCGTTGCGGCTGCGCTGGATGGGTACGGCGGATGAGCAGGCGGCGTCGGAGCTCGCCGCCATGTACGAGGACCTGAAGGCCGTCCTGGACGTGCACCTGCGCCGCGAGGTCACGGAGGTCATGCCGGTGGTGGACCGGGTAATGACCGAGAAGGAAGCCGCGGCGGTGGGGCAGCACGGGATCGACAAGTTCGACAAGAAATTCATGGTGGCCTACCTCGGCATGGTGCTGGCCACCAACCCGCCCGCGGACCGTGCCGAGCTGTTCAAGGAGATCCCGGCCCCGGTCCGGCTGGCGTACAAGCTGGTGGGCCGCCGGATGTACCGGAAGCAGTACGCCACGCTCTTCCCGGGGCGGCCGGTTCCGGAGACGCTGTAG
- a CDS encoding glycoside hydrolase family 25 domain-containing protein gives MKMKMTGVFLLLLGLFAAGMGPVAAAPPSGGTDPVGNDVSWPQCGKTLPAATAFGIVGVTGGLANNTNPCLADQLAWAAGKATGGTAQPKVALYVNTANPGHEGSWWPSSNTYANVTVSNPYGTCGSGGGAAGPVDLPCSYMYGYAKAYDDATIRGISNPGTYFWWLDVETGNSWQTGTSNATALNRATLEGMATYFKGITAGKKDADGKPAGVGIYSTGSQWGTIAGTVPSASPLAGLPSWLAGAKTLRGAQSNCSLPGLTPGSPVKVTQYVSAGLDYDYACR, from the coding sequence ATGAAAATGAAGATGACAGGTGTGTTCCTGCTCCTCCTGGGGCTGTTTGCCGCGGGAATGGGCCCGGTGGCGGCCGCTCCACCGTCAGGAGGGACGGACCCGGTAGGCAACGACGTGTCCTGGCCCCAATGCGGCAAGACCCTTCCGGCTGCCACGGCCTTTGGAATCGTCGGCGTGACCGGAGGGCTGGCCAACAACACGAATCCCTGCCTCGCTGACCAGCTCGCCTGGGCGGCGGGCAAAGCAACCGGGGGTACTGCCCAGCCAAAAGTCGCCTTGTATGTCAACACCGCCAACCCGGGGCACGAGGGCTCCTGGTGGCCATCGTCCAATACCTACGCCAATGTCACAGTCTCCAACCCCTACGGAACCTGTGGTTCCGGCGGTGGGGCAGCAGGCCCGGTGGATCTGCCCTGCTCCTACATGTACGGCTACGCCAAGGCCTATGACGACGCCACCATCAGGGGCATCAGCAACCCCGGCACCTACTTCTGGTGGCTGGACGTGGAGACCGGCAACAGCTGGCAGACCGGCACCTCGAACGCCACGGCCCTGAACCGCGCCACGCTCGAAGGCATGGCCACGTACTTCAAGGGCATCACCGCCGGCAAGAAGGACGCCGACGGCAAACCGGCCGGCGTCGGGATCTACTCCACGGGCAGCCAGTGGGGCACGATCGCCGGGACGGTGCCGTCAGCCAGCCCACTCGCCGGCCTGCCGAGCTGGCTGGCAGGTGCCAAGACCCTGCGGGGCGCCCAATCGAACTGCTCCCTGCCTGGCCTGACCCCCGGCAGCCCGGTCAAGGTGACCCAATACGTTTCAGCCGGGCTCGACTACGACTACGCCTGCAGGTAG
- a CDS encoding DUF4862 family protein, which yields MSGSAGLILSSYAAAPALDGWNPEAEAALLHAAARLPGVSGLEIPFYPTGQLHKYDGDWFLEQVRHLPDHLAFVVTTIPDTMSRLDGSADFGLASLTAAGRQAAVARAAAAAGAVRTLNAALGRQAVLAVHLYSAPRPVSHGVPAGSAGTGPLAASLEQLAAVGWDGARPVLEHCDAAKPGQTPVKGFITLEEELEAVTTSGTGTGVAVNWGRSAIEGRNGSAADRHIGECLDSELLAGVVLSGCAPVATRFGEAWDDCHVPPAPVEPASLLTPAAIRSVSAALESTPGGPNSEVYRGLKVSAPRGSSVARRVGLLSDSIDVVRAAGF from the coding sequence GTGAGCGGCAGTGCGGGCCTGATCCTGAGCAGCTACGCGGCAGCGCCCGCCCTGGACGGATGGAACCCCGAGGCTGAGGCGGCTCTCCTGCACGCGGCAGCCAGGCTGCCCGGCGTTTCCGGGCTTGAGATTCCGTTCTACCCCACGGGCCAGTTGCATAAGTACGACGGCGACTGGTTCCTTGAGCAGGTACGGCACCTTCCCGACCACCTGGCGTTTGTGGTGACCACAATTCCGGACACGATGTCCCGGCTGGATGGCTCAGCCGACTTCGGGCTGGCGTCCCTGACCGCGGCCGGGAGGCAGGCCGCCGTGGCGCGTGCCGCCGCAGCCGCAGGGGCGGTCCGGACGCTTAACGCTGCACTGGGCCGCCAGGCGGTCCTTGCGGTGCATTTGTACAGCGCGCCGCGCCCTGTTTCCCACGGTGTGCCTGCCGGCAGCGCGGGCACGGGCCCGCTGGCTGCCTCGCTGGAGCAGCTCGCGGCGGTCGGCTGGGACGGTGCGCGGCCCGTGCTGGAGCACTGTGACGCGGCAAAACCTGGCCAAACTCCGGTCAAGGGCTTCATAACGCTGGAGGAGGAACTGGAGGCAGTCACCACCTCCGGAACGGGAACGGGAGTGGCGGTCAATTGGGGCCGCTCAGCCATTGAAGGCCGCAACGGAAGTGCCGCAGACCGCCATATCGGGGAGTGCCTGGACTCGGAGCTGCTGGCCGGGGTTGTCCTGTCCGGGTGCGCCCCGGTAGCCACCCGCTTCGGCGAAGCGTGGGATGACTGCCATGTGCCGCCTGCACCCGTTGAGCCGGCGTCGTTGCTGACTCCCGCGGCGATCCGGTCGGTGAGCGCTGCGCTGGAGTCCACACCCGGTGGCCCGAACAGCGAGGTTTACCGCGGGCTGAAGGTGTCCGCGCCACGGGGGTCGTCAGTGGCTCGAAGGGTAGGGCTGCTGTCTGATTCGATCGATGTTGTTCGGGCTGCCGGTTTCTGA
- a CDS encoding fumarylacetoacetate hydrolase family protein yields MARHPLVRAEPGPDLRPSLTCALLPGVRIPGQLIGIGENYWPAPDPEVLSSPGPAGGTAPDRRAPGRIPLVFGKFAGSLAADGAPIILNPALAGQVVCEGELAVVIGSLLKDAGSAAEALRAVAGVTVANDVSARDLQAADVQSTRGKSLDTFCPLGPDLVTLEEIPDLQSLRIRTRVNGELVQDSSTASMVFSVGELLMFCSRFMTLYPGDVILTGTPWAAEESVLELSPGDIVSVEIAGVGKLSNPVTSAAAARV; encoded by the coding sequence ATGGCCCGGCACCCCCTGGTCCGGGCCGAGCCGGGTCCGGACCTGCGTCCGTCCCTGACCTGCGCCCTGTTGCCGGGCGTCCGGATACCCGGGCAGCTGATCGGCATTGGCGAGAATTACTGGCCGGCGCCTGATCCGGAAGTCCTTTCCTCCCCCGGGCCCGCCGGAGGCACAGCCCCGGACCGGCGGGCACCGGGACGCATCCCCCTGGTCTTCGGCAAGTTCGCGGGCAGCCTGGCCGCGGACGGTGCCCCGATCATCCTCAACCCGGCACTGGCCGGTCAGGTGGTCTGCGAAGGCGAGCTCGCCGTCGTCATTGGCAGCCTCCTCAAAGACGCGGGAAGCGCCGCGGAGGCACTGCGGGCGGTGGCGGGGGTGACGGTGGCCAACGATGTGTCGGCCCGGGATCTCCAGGCTGCGGATGTGCAGTCCACGCGGGGGAAAAGCCTGGACACGTTCTGCCCCCTCGGCCCTGACCTGGTGACGCTGGAGGAGATTCCGGACCTGCAGTCACTCCGCATCAGGACCAGGGTGAATGGCGAACTGGTCCAGGACTCGTCCACGGCAAGCATGGTCTTCAGCGTGGGGGAACTCCTCATGTTCTGTTCCCGCTTCATGACCCTTTACCCCGGCGATGTGATCCTCACCGGCACCCCATGGGCCGCCGAGGAGTCCGTCCTGGAGCTCAGTCCGGGTGACATCGTCTCGGTGGAAATTGCGGGCGTGGGAAAACTGTCGAACCCCGTCACGTCCGCAGCGGCGGCCCGGGTGTGA
- a CDS encoding amino acid ABC transporter ATP-binding protein gives MIGITGLTKSYNSRQVLKDVDLRILPGEVVAIIGPSGAGKSTLLRCINMLEVPDAGRIHVDGRQVFYTPNGRGKLGVLDQFRLTWLRREIAMVFQQFNLWPHRTVLDNLVEGPVIAKGQKRTDAVPRAMEKLRSVGLEDKADAYPADLSGGQQQRVAICRALMMDPKAILFDEPTSALDPELVNEVLDIMARLAKTGMTMVIVTHEMKFAREVADRVIFMEHGGIVAEGPPDEVFQHPRLRVYASHLSH, from the coding sequence ATGATCGGCATCACCGGATTGACCAAGAGCTACAACTCCCGCCAGGTCCTGAAAGACGTGGACCTGCGGATCCTGCCCGGCGAGGTGGTGGCCATTATCGGCCCCAGCGGAGCAGGGAAAAGCACCCTGCTGCGGTGCATCAACATGCTGGAGGTGCCGGACGCCGGCCGGATCCACGTGGACGGCCGGCAGGTGTTCTATACCCCCAACGGGCGCGGCAAGCTGGGCGTGCTGGACCAGTTCCGGCTGACCTGGCTCCGGCGGGAGATCGCCATGGTGTTCCAGCAGTTCAACCTCTGGCCGCACCGCACGGTTCTGGACAACCTCGTGGAGGGCCCGGTGATCGCCAAAGGGCAGAAACGGACCGACGCCGTTCCGCGGGCTATGGAGAAGCTGCGGTCCGTGGGCTTGGAGGACAAGGCGGACGCCTATCCGGCGGACCTGTCCGGCGGGCAGCAGCAGCGGGTGGCTATTTGCCGGGCGCTGATGATGGACCCCAAGGCCATCCTGTTCGATGAGCCCACATCCGCCCTGGACCCGGAGCTGGTGAATGAGGTGCTGGACATCATGGCCAGACTGGCTAAGACCGGCATGACCATGGTGATCGTGACCCATGAGATGAAGTTCGCCCGCGAGGTCGCCGACCGCGTGATATTCATGGAGCACGGAGGCATTGTGGCGGAAGGGCCGCCGGACGAAGTGTTCCAGCACCCCCGCCTGCGCGTGTACGCCTCACACCTGAGCCACTGA
- a CDS encoding amino acid ABC transporter permease, whose protein sequence is MNTYEPGSVAAEYFPIFLAGALTTLGIVAAAIVCATVLGYVIATLRLSRVRALRIFAAAYVWFFRGLPLMLSLFFFYYTKPFGLTMDAFTAGLIAMSLNSASFFSEIIRAGLKSVNAGHLEAADSVGMNPLQKFVRVTAPEGIRLMTPPYINNCIIMLKESAQISVITVPDLMLQGQKAYNSTYNVMETLGVVAAMYLVMTSLLMVLQLVIEKKMGRKMGTTKQLREAVGSMA, encoded by the coding sequence ATGAACACCTATGAGCCCGGCTCTGTAGCAGCCGAATACTTCCCGATCTTCCTGGCCGGGGCGCTGACCACGCTGGGAATCGTTGCCGCAGCGATCGTCTGCGCTACCGTCCTTGGCTACGTCATCGCCACTCTGAGGCTCTCCCGGGTCCGCGCCCTGCGGATCTTTGCAGCCGCCTACGTTTGGTTCTTCCGCGGCCTGCCGCTCATGCTCTCCCTGTTCTTCTTCTATTACACGAAGCCGTTCGGGCTGACCATGGACGCGTTCACGGCGGGGCTGATCGCCATGAGCCTCAACTCGGCGTCGTTCTTTTCCGAGATCATCAGGGCCGGGCTCAAATCGGTAAACGCGGGCCACCTGGAGGCGGCGGACTCAGTGGGCATGAACCCGCTGCAAAAATTCGTCCGGGTCACGGCGCCGGAAGGCATCCGGCTCATGACTCCGCCGTACATCAACAACTGCATCATCATGCTGAAGGAGTCGGCACAGATCTCCGTGATCACCGTGCCGGACCTGATGCTGCAGGGCCAGAAGGCATACAACTCCACCTACAACGTCATGGAAACCCTGGGCGTCGTGGCGGCTATGTACCTGGTCATGACCAGCCTTCTGATGGTCCTGCAACTCGTCATCGAAAAGAAAATGGGCCGCAAGATGGGCACCACCAAGCAACTCCGTGAGGCTGTAGGGAGCATGGCATGA